In Papaver somniferum cultivar HN1 chromosome 1, ASM357369v1, whole genome shotgun sequence, a genomic segment contains:
- the LOC113323588 gene encoding eukaryotic translation initiation factor 3 subunit E-like, protein MANHDLTSKIALNLDRHLVLPLLEFLQEKKIHPDVQILKAKDALLSQTNMVDYAMDIYKSLHQTDDVPQEMINRRAEVVRRMKLLEDAAESIITFLQSPNMINEPRPDKQYVLQLLQGYQIGAEQIEALYQYAKFQFECGNYSGAADYLHQYRAICTNPDRILNACWGKLASEILMQNWDEALDELNRLREIIESKNFKNPLTLLQNRIWLMHWSLFIFFNHENGRNGVIDLFLNDRYMNALQTNAPHLLRYLATALIVNKKRRPQLKELIKVIQQEQSAYKDPITEFLYCLYVNYDFDGAQQKLRECEDVILNDPFLGKRAEEGNFSTVPLRDDFLENARLFIFEAYCRIHQRIDIGTLAQKLNMNFDEAERWIVNLVQNAKLDAKIDSKLGTVVMEPTSLNVYEQIIENTKSLSLRTYKYVNLVLESAAPPVV, encoded by the exons aTGGCGAATCATGATCTGACATCAAAAATAGCACTAAACTTAGATCGACATCTCGTTCTACCACTCCTTGAGTTTCTTCAGGAGAAAAAAATCCATCCCGATGTTCAAATCCTCAAAGCTAAAGACGCTCTTCTCAGCCAGACCAATATGGTTGATTATGCTATGGATATTTACAAGTCTCTTCATCAAACTGATGATGTTCCTCAAG AAATGATTAATAGGCGTGCTGAAGTGGTTAGGAGAATGAAATTGCTTGAAGATGCAGCTGAATCGATTATTACTTTCCTTCAAAGCCCAAATATGATTAACGAACCACGTCCTGATAAGCAGTATGTTCTTCAGTTGTTACAGGGATACCAG ATTGGTGCTGAGCAAATTGAGGCATTGTATCAGTATGCGAAATTTCAATTTGAATGTGGAAATTACTCAGGTGCAGCTGATTATTTGCATCAGTACAGAGCAATTTGTACCAATCCTGATAGAATTTTGAATGCATGTTGGGGAAAGCTTGCATCTGAGATATTGATGCAGAACTGGGATGAGGCTCTTGATGAGCTTAATCGGTTGAGAGAGATTATTGAATCAAAG AATTTCAAGAACCCATTGACTTTACTCCAGAATAGAATCTGGTTGATGCATTGGAGCCTCTTCATCTTTTTCAACCATGAGAATGGAAGAAATGGCGTCATTGATCTATTTCTCAATGACAG GTACATGAATGCTCTCCAAACAAATGCACCCCATCTTTTACGTTATTTGGCAACTGCATTGATTGTTAACAAAAAGAGAAGGCCTCAACTCAAAGAGTTGATCAAAGTTATCCAGCAAGAGCAATCTGCATACAAGGATCCCATCACTGAGTTCTTATACTGTTTGTATGTCAACTATGACTTCGATGGTGCACAACAGAAGCTCCGTGAATGTGAGGAT GTGATTTTGAATGATCCATTCCTTGGTAAACGAGCTGAAGAAGGAAACTTCAGTACTGTTCCTTTGAGGGATGACTTTCTTGAAAATGCCCGTCTCTTTATCTTTGAAGCTTACTGCAGAATTCACCAGCGCATTGACATTGG AACTCTTGCCCAGAAGTTGAATATGAATTTCGATGAGGCAGAGAGATGGATAGTGAATCTTGTTCAGAATGCAAAGCTTGATGCTAAGATTGACTCTAAGCTAGGAACTGTTGTAATGGAACCCACTTCTCTCAATGT GTATGAGCAGATCATTGAGAATACCAAATCACTCTCTTTGCGTACCTACAAATACGTCAATCTTGTTTTAGAATCAGCAGCACCACCGGTAGTATAG